The DNA window GAAATAAATCAATTTTAACGTTTTCAATAAATTCGATGGAATCTCCGGCATTTTTTTGCATTTCCAATAAGCCTTGCAACCATTCGCGCGCGCGCACCTGCGCATCGCTAAATGAGTCTGCGCCCGTTTTATAAATCCAATGCGCAGCAATGCCATTTTCGGCGAGTTGATCCATCTGTTCCGTACGAATTTGAATTTCAATCGGCACACCAAATGGCCCGAATAACGTAGTATGTAAAGATTGATAGCCATTGGCTTTAGGGATAGCAATATAATCTTTAAAACGTTCAGGTACCGGTTTATATAAATTATGAACGACGCCTAATACTCGATAACAATTATCAACATCTTTCACAATAATGCGAAAAGCATAAACATCGAGAATTTGCGAAAAAGGTAAATTTTTATTACGCATTTTTTTATAAATGCTGTATAAATGTTTTTCGCGTCCCCACACATGACTGAACGCTAATTGACCACGGGTTAGCGAGGTACGTAAGGCTTTTTCAATAGTATTAATAATTTTTTTCCGATTGCCATGCGCTTTTTTTACGGCATCTGCTAAAATGCGATAGCGTAAAGGATGCAGTGCTGCAAAACCGAGATCTTCAAATTCCACCCGAAAATTATGCATGCCAAGCCGGTTCGCAATAGGCGCATAAATTTCCAAGGTTTCTAAAGCAATCCGTTTACGTTTTACTGGAAGTAACGCACCTAAGGTGCGCATGTTATGAAGTCTATCGGCGAGCTTAATTAAAATTACGCGAATGTCGCGCGCCATCGCCAAGACCATTTTACGAAAATTTTCTGCTTGTGCTTCGGCATGTGATTCAAATTTAATTTGGGTGAGTTTACTCACACCATCGACTAAATCGGCGACTTGCGCACCGAATAAATGCGCAATATCTTTTTTCTCAACGCCCGTATCTTCAATCACATCATGCAATAATGCCGCCATAATGCTTTCAGCATCCAGTCGCATATCGGCCAAAATACAACTGACTGCGACTGGATGAGTGATATAAGGTTCGCCAGTGCGGCGTTTTTGATCGCCGTGTGCGGTTTCAGCGTATAAATACGCTTTTTCAATCTGGTCGACTTGATCGGGATTTAAATATTTTTCAATTTCCTTTTTCAGCGGCTTGAAATATGACATGGGGAATTACCCAATTTGCTCGTCCCCAGTTTGCACGTCCCCAAAAGGTGGTTTTATTACGTTGTTATGATGACTCATTCCTGGTAAATCTTGACTACCTGCACTGTTGTGATCCTCTTCGTTCATCATTTCGCGAGTAATTAATCCTTTGGCGATTTCGCGTAAGGCGACGACGGTGGGTTTATCATTTTCCCAAGCTACGAGCGGATCTTTGCCACTGGTAATAATTTCACGCGCACGTTTGGTGGCGACCATCACTAAATCAAAACGATTTGGGATTTTATTTAAACAATCTTCGACGGTAATGCGAGCCATTTTTTTCTCCACAATAAATATTTTTGTACTTTCTCGGCACCCCATAAGCGCCGATCAATCCTACTATTGTACTGGGTTTAATCTTGCTTTGTCATTAACTTATTAATCAACGACGCTAAATGTAACCGTTGATAGCCTATTTTTAAACGCCGTGCCCGCACGATGGCTTGGAGATCGGCTAAGGCATCCTCAAAGCAATCGTTCACCACGACATAATCATATTCATAACAATGGGCAATTTCCGCTTGAGCTTGGGCAATCCGTTGTTTAATCACGGCATGGCTGTCTTGGGCGCGTCGTTGTAATCGTTCTTCTAAGGTGTGGAGCGAAGGTGGCAAAATAAAAATACCAATGGCTTTAGGCAATAAACGCCGTATTTGTTCCGCACCTTGCCAATCGATTTCTAAAATCACGTCTTGATCTTCGCGTAAGCGCTTTTCCACCCAATGTTGACCCGTACCGTAATAATGATTGAATACTTGCGCATGTTCTAAAAAACAATTGTCTTCGATCATTTGAGTAAAAGTAGATTTATCGACAAAATAATAATGCACGCCATTTTCCTCACCTTCGCGTTGGGGTCTTGTGGTATAGGAAATTGACACAGTCATGTGATGATTTCGTTCGGTTAACGCCGTTACTAAACTGGTTTTTCCCGCGCCTGATGGTGCAGAAATTACAAATAATTGTCCTGTCATAATCCTACCTACTCGATATTTTGAATTTGTTCGCGCATTTGATCGATTAATACTTTTAACTCGACCGTAATTTGACTGATAGCACTATCAGAAACTTTTGCGGCCATGGTATTGGTTTCACGATGCAATTCTTGCATGAGAAAATCCAGTCTACGTCCCGTAGGTTCTGCTTTCACTAATGATTTAGCGACTTCGTCTAAATGCACTTGTAAGCGATCGATTTCTTCAGCAATATCAATTTTTTGGACGAGTAATACTATTTCTTGATTAATGCGACTTTCATCGACATTTTGCACCACCAGACTGACGCGTTTAGTGATTTTGTCGATTAAGGCTTTTTCAATTTCAGGTAACCGTTGTTTAATTTGATTCACTAAATTAATGATCTGTTGTTGTCGATCGACAATAAATTGTTTTAATTTTTCGCCTTCTTGTACGCGATTTGCTAATAATTGTTGTAAGGCGTGTTCATATGACTCTAGGATTTTATGCTCTAGTTGATTACCATCGGGTTCACGTGCAATC is part of the Legionellales bacterium genome and encodes:
- the spoT gene encoding bifunctional GTP diphosphokinase/guanosine-3',5'-bis pyrophosphate 3'-pyrophosphohydrolase, coding for MSYFKPLKKEIEKYLNPDQVDQIEKAYLYAETAHGDQKRRTGEPYITHPVAVSCILADMRLDAESIMAALLHDVIEDTGVEKKDIAHLFGAQVADLVDGVSKLTQIKFESHAEAQAENFRKMVLAMARDIRVILIKLADRLHNMRTLGALLPVKRKRIALETLEIYAPIANRLGMHNFRVEFEDLGFAALHPLRYRILADAVKKAHGNRKKIINTIEKALRTSLTRGQLAFSHVWGREKHLYSIYKKMRNKNLPFSQILDVYAFRIIVKDVDNCYRVLGVVHNLYKPVPERFKDYIAIPKANGYQSLHTTLFGPFGVPIEIQIRTEQMDQLAENGIAAHWIYKTGADSFSDAQVRAREWLQGLLEMQKNAGDSIEFIENVKIDLFPQEVYVFTPKGNIFDLPKGATPIDFAYAIHSDIGNTCVASKIDRKLAPLSTVLNNGQTVEIITAPKARPNPAWLSFVVTGKARSSIRHYLKKQREGESIALGKRLLEQALDKPIHKMDRKKIEEVLKHHQFTQLDQLYESIGLGDQIARVVADRIVHGVDHEKLKTFETDQPLAIKGTEGMVITYADCCRPIPGDQIIGMLDKGRGLIIHHELCPKVQHLQHRSDKYISVCWEESVEGEFPADLNVEIANHRGALALLASSIATAEANIDNISVIQRDGRYHQVLLTVSVKGRTHLARVMRRIRALKSVVKITRRKLI
- the rpoZ gene encoding DNA-directed RNA polymerase subunit omega, coding for MARITVEDCLNKIPNRFDLVMVATKRAREIITSGKDPLVAWENDKPTVVALREIAKGLITREMMNEEDHNSAGSQDLPGMSHHNNVIKPPFGDVQTGDEQIG
- the gmk gene encoding guanylate kinase, which gives rise to MTGQLFVISAPSGAGKTSLVTALTERNHHMTVSISYTTRPQREGEENGVHYYFVDKSTFTQMIEDNCFLEHAQVFNHYYGTGQHWVEKRLREDQDVILEIDWQGAEQIRRLLPKAIGIFILPPSLHTLEERLQRRAQDSHAVIKQRIAQAQAEIAHCYEYDYVVVNDCFEDALADLQAIVRARRLKIGYQRLHLASLINKLMTKQD
- a CDS encoding YicC family protein, coding for MINSMTAFAVVNEQNSVGDLTWEIRSVNHRYLEISWRLPDKFRSLEPKFREISQRYLARGKVECSLRVQLNQAEATTLELNTALIEKLLLAEETLIKQFSLEKSLNTTTLLTWPQVVIAREPDGNQLEHKILESYEHALQQLLANRVQEGEKLKQFIVDRQQQIINLVNQIKQRLPEIEKALIDKITKRVSLVVQNVDESRINQEIVLLVQKIDIAEEIDRLQVHLDEVAKSLVKAEPTGRRLDFLMQELHRETNTMAAKVSDSAISQITVELKVLIDQMREQIQNIE